A single Triticum dicoccoides isolate Atlit2015 ecotype Zavitan chromosome 2A, WEW_v2.0, whole genome shotgun sequence DNA region contains:
- the LOC119356880 gene encoding cullin-3A-like — protein MNPQRKRIPKIEPFKHRVEVDPKFFDKSWKKLDDAIREIYNHNASGLSFXXLARTAYNMVLHKHGGRLYDKLAENLKGHLREMGKLVEAAQGGLFLEELQRRWADHIKALQMIRDILMYMDRTFIPSSKKTPVFEHGLELWRDIVVRSPKIHGRLVDTLLELIHRERMGEMINRGLMRNTTKMLMELGSSVYQDDFERPFLEVSASFYSGESQQCIERCDCGEYLKNAEKRLAEESERVSLYMDAKTADKIANVVDKEMLSNHMQRLFLMENSGLVNMLINDKHEDLTRMYDLFKRVPDGHSTIRSLMASHVKETGKILVTDPERLRDPVDFVQRLLNEKDKYDEIVSVSFSNDKTFQNALNASFEHFINLNNRSPEFISLYVDDKLRKGVKGAANEEDIETVLDKVMMLFRYLQEKDVFEKYYKQHLAKRLLSGKTSSDEAERNMLVKLKTECGYQFTSKLESMFTDLKTSQDTMQSFYANLAGDSDGPTISVQILTTGSWPTQPCATCNLPPEILGVSEQFRAHYLGTHNGRRLTWQTNMGNADIKATFGDRKHELNVSTYQMCVLMLFNSTDTLTYKEIEQNTAIPPVDLKRCLQSLACVKGKNVLRKEPMSKDISDSDAFHFNDKFSSKLVKVKIGTVVAQKESEPEKQETRHRVEEDRKPQIEAAIVRIMKSRRVLDHNSIVTEVTKQLQARFLPNPVVIKKRIESLIEREFLERDKVDRKLYRYLA, from the exons ATGAATCCCCAGCGGAAGCGCATCCCCAAGATCGAGCCCTTCAAGCACCGGGTCGAGGTCGACCCCAAGTTCTTCGACAAGTCGTGGAAGAAGCTCGATGACGCCATCCGCGAGATTTACAACCACAACGCCAGCGGCCTCTCCTTCNNNN TGTTGGCCAGGACCGCATATAACATGGTTCTTCACAAGCATGGTGGGAGGCTATACGATAAATTGGCAGAGAACTTGAAAGGACACCTTAGAGAAATGGGCAAATTAGTAGAGGCTGCCCAAGGTGGTTTGTTCTTGGAGGAGCTACAGAGAAGGTGGGCTGATCATATCAAGGCTTTACAGATGATCAGAGATATACTGATGTATATGGATAGAACATTTATTCCATCTAGCAAAAAGACACCTGTCTTTGAGCATGGTCTAGAACTGTGGAGAGATATTGTTGTCCGCTCCCCCAAAATTCATGGGAGATTGGTCGACACACTTCTGGAACTCATTCATAGAGAGAGGATGGGTGAGATGATAAACAGAGGTTTGATGAGGAACACGACCAAGATGCTGATGGAACTGGGGTCGTCTGTCTACCAGGATGACTTTGAGAGGCCATTCCTTGAGGTGTCTGCAAGTTTCTATAGTGGTGAGTCGCAGCAGTGCATCGAGCGTTGCGACTGTGGTGAGTACCTGAAGAATGCTGAGAAGCGGCTTGCTGAGGAATCGGAACGTGTTTCGCTGTATATGGACGCCAAAACTGCAGACAAAATAGCTAATGTTGTGGACAAAGAGATGCTCTCGAATCACATGCAGAGGTTGTTTCTTATGGAGAATTCTGGTCTTGTGAATATGCTCATTAATGACAAGCATGAAGACCTGACCAGGATGTATGACTTGTTTAAACGTGTCCCTGATGGGCATTCAACCATTAGATCTCTCATGGCTTCTCATGTTAAGGAGACTGGAAAGATTTTAGTGACTGACCCAGAGAGATTAAGGGATCCTGTTGATTTCGTCCAGCGTCTTCTAAATGAGAAGGACAAGTATGATGAGATTGTCAGTGTTTCATTCAGCAATGACAAGACTTTCCAGAATGCTTTAAATGCCTCATTTGAGCATTTCATCAACTTAAACAATCGCTCCCCTGAGTTCATATCATTGTATGTTGATGACAAGCTTCGGAAAGGTGTGAAAGGTGCTGCCAATGAAGAGGATATTGAGACAGTTCTGGACAAGGTTATGATGCTGTTCAGGTACTTGCAGGAGAAAGATGTTTTTGAGAAGTATTACAAGCAGCACTTGGCAAAACGCCTTCTATCTGGGAAAACTAGTTCTGATGAAGCTGAGAGGAACATGCTTGTGAAGCTGAAGACAGAATGTGGCTACCAGTTTACGTCAAAGCTGGAGAGCATGTTCACTGATTTGAAGACGTCTcaggatacaatgcaaagtttctatGCCAATCTCGCTGGTGACAGTGACGGCCCAACAATATCTGTCCAGATACTCACCACTGGATCTTGGCCAACACAGCCATGCGCTACCTGCAATCTTCCACCTGAGATCCTTGGTGTTTCTGAGCAGTTCCGGGCACACTACCTGGGCACGCACAATGGCAGGAGACTGACATGGCAGACAAATATGGGGAATGCAGACATCAAGGCAACATTTGGAGACCGCAAGCATGAGCTGAATGTCTCGACTTACCAGATGTGTGTCCTGATGCTATTCAACTCAACAGATACTTTGACCTACAAGGAAATTGAGCAGAACACAGCCATACCACCTGTTGATCTGAAGCGCTGTCTCCAGTCTCTTGCCTGTGTGAAGGGCAAGAACGTGCTGCGGAAGGAGCCCATGAGCAAGGACATATCCGACAGCGACGCTTTCCACTTCAACGACAAGTTCAGCAGCAAGTTGGTGAAGGTGAAGATTGGCACGGTCGTTGCGCAGAAGGAGTCAGAGCCAGAGAAGCAGGAGACCCGCCACAGGGTCGAGGAGGACCGGAAGCCCCAGATCGAGGCGGCCATCGTGAGGATCATGAAGTCCAGGAGGGTCCTGGACCACAACAGCATAGTGACGGAGGTGACGAAGCAGCTCCAGGCGCGCTTCCTGCCGAACCCGGTGGTGATCAAGAAGAGGATCGAGTCCCTGATCGAGCGCGAGTTCCTGGAGAGGGACAAGGTAGATAGGAAGCTCTACCGCTATCTTGCGTAA